A section of the Bacteroidota bacterium genome encodes:
- the rpmA gene encoding 50S ribosomal protein L27 gives MAHKKGLGSTRNGRDSNAQRLGVKRFGGEMVTAGSIIVRQRGTAFRPGTNVGIGSDDTLYALSDGVVNFKKYSKAKKVVSILPKVTA, from the coding sequence ATGGCACACAAAAAAGGTCTCGGCAGTACCCGCAACGGACGCGACAGCAATGCGCAGCGTCTTGGTGTGAAACGATTCGGTGGTGAAATGGTAACCGCCGGAAGCATAATCGTCCGGCAACGCGGCACGGCATTCCGTCCGGGTACCAACGTCGGCATCGGCAGCGACGATACACTGTACGCCCTCTCCGACGGGGTCGTGAATTTCAAGAAGTACAGCAAAGCGAAGAAAGTTGTCAGCATTCTTCCGAAGGTTACAGCCTGA
- the rplU gene encoding 50S ribosomal protein L21: protein MYAVVDIAGKQFKVAPNDKLHVPTLKADKGATISFDKVLLLAGDKEVSIGNPTVSGASVEATVLDHMKDDKVVVFKKKKRKGYRVKRGHRQAYTQVQITKIGK from the coding sequence ATGTACGCAGTCGTTGATATTGCCGGAAAACAGTTCAAAGTTGCCCCAAATGACAAGTTGCATGTCCCGACCCTCAAGGCGGACAAGGGCGCAACCATTTCGTTCGACAAAGTGTTGCTGCTTGCAGGCGACAAGGAAGTCAGCATCGGAAATCCGACAGTATCCGGCGCAAGTGTTGAGGCAACAGTACTCGACCACATGAAGGATGACAAGGTTGTCGTGTTCAAGAAGAAGAAACGCAAAGGATACCGCGTGAAGCGCGGGCATCGGCAGGCGTACACGCAGGTTCAGATTACAAAAATCGGGAAGTAG
- a CDS encoding phosphatase PAP2 family protein, translated as MRFHSISKYLHSADMLFIGFNLILSCINIVFADRIPYWWLIVLSNFAGSTIICIIAYARHTTGWKPLRLLHDWYVPVATFFSYKALYFMIKPIHGGRDYDDVLMAIDLWLFGVNPTEWIMQFATPWLTEILQIAYTLFYFLFLILGYEFYRRHNLDLFHYFMFTCVYGFFLSYLGYFLLPAVGPRFTLHDFAALDAELPGLFFTESFRWFVNAGGSIPTGVPNEIAITLTQRDVFPSGHTMMTIVLMYLSGKYGAQSRYFTYVVGTLLIVATVYHRYHYVIDLIAGAVFALFCIITSARLYIFLKRRYQTMESKFPESLIK; from the coding sequence ATGCGATTCCACTCCATCAGCAAGTATCTCCACTCCGCCGACATGCTGTTCATCGGGTTCAATCTCATTCTCTCCTGCATCAACATTGTGTTTGCCGACCGGATACCGTATTGGTGGCTGATTGTGCTGAGCAATTTCGCCGGTTCCACCATTATCTGCATCATCGCCTATGCGCGCCATACTACCGGCTGGAAGCCGCTTCGGCTGCTGCATGATTGGTATGTGCCGGTTGCTACATTCTTCTCATACAAAGCCCTGTATTTCATGATCAAGCCGATTCACGGCGGCAGGGACTATGATGATGTGCTGATGGCAATCGATCTCTGGCTATTTGGCGTAAACCCGACTGAATGGATTATGCAGTTCGCAACACCGTGGCTTACCGAAATTCTCCAGATTGCGTACACGCTGTTCTACTTTCTGTTTTTAATTCTGGGCTACGAATTCTACCGCAGGCACAATCTTGATCTCTTTCACTACTTCATGTTTACGTGTGTGTACGGGTTCTTTCTCTCGTATCTCGGCTATTTTTTGCTCCCTGCAGTCGGGCCCCGGTTTACGCTGCACGATTTTGCGGCGCTCGATGCGGAACTTCCTGGCCTTTTCTTCACCGAATCATTCCGTTGGTTTGTGAATGCAGGCGGCTCAATCCCCACAGGCGTGCCGAACGAAATCGCCATCACGCTTACACAACGGGATGTCTTCCCCAGCGGGCACACAATGATGACGATTGTGTTGATGTATCTGAGCGGCAAGTACGGGGCCCAATCGCGCTACTTCACGTATGTCGTGGGGACACTGCTCATTGTTGCAACAGTGTACCATCGCTACCACTACGTTATTGATTTGATAGCAGGGGCGGTATTTGCTCTCTTCTGCATCATAACATCCGCAAGACTTTACATCTTCCTGAAACGCCGGTACCAGACAATGGAAAGCAAGTTTCCGGAGAGCTTGATCAAGTAA